From Micrococcus porci, one genomic window encodes:
- a CDS encoding helix-turn-helix domain-containing protein, whose product MKSLPLHPTPTTPQVGRRLRALREQARISLADLAQVTGLSKGFLSRVERDLTSPSVASLVAVCQALGTSPGHVLDAPEVTVVRGGEAPAISLGGQGITESLLSPPGLRPLQVIRAEIAPGGTGEDELYTVDCEVESVHVVSGRLTLRTVDGAHALAAGDTATFSGQEPHSWQNPDPDSPALVLWILAGRT is encoded by the coding sequence ATGAAATCCCTGCCGCTGCACCCCACGCCGACCACCCCGCAGGTGGGCCGCCGCCTCCGCGCCCTGCGCGAGCAGGCGCGCATCTCCCTGGCCGACCTCGCCCAGGTGACGGGCCTGTCCAAGGGGTTCCTCTCGCGCGTCGAGCGGGACCTCACCAGCCCCTCGGTGGCCTCCCTCGTGGCCGTGTGCCAGGCGCTGGGCACCAGCCCGGGCCACGTGCTGGACGCCCCCGAGGTGACCGTGGTGCGCGGCGGCGAGGCGCCCGCGATCAGCCTCGGCGGCCAGGGGATCACCGAGAGCCTGCTCTCCCCGCCCGGGCTGCGGCCCCTGCAGGTGATCCGCGCGGAGATCGCCCCCGGCGGCACCGGTGAGGACGAGCTGTACACGGTGGACTGCGAGGTCGAGTCCGTGCACGTGGTCTCGGGCCGGCTGACGCTGCGCACCGTGGACGGCGCCCACGCCCTGGCCGCCGGGGACACCGCCACCTTCAGCGGCCAGGAGCCCCACTCCTGGCAGAACCCGGACCCGGACTCCCCCGCCCTGGTCCTCTGGATCCTCGCCGGACGCACCTGA
- the speB gene encoding agmatinase, which translates to MLEIPRVEDNGRLGPVNSALVPRYGGAPTYALLPRLDEAAAAGVAPEIKVVGVPFDAGVSYRPGARFGSGHVRQSSRLLRPYNPATETSPFAQAQVVDTGDMAVNPFHIGEALESIQQDAMDLTEDGASLMTIGGDHTIALPLLRAASARAGEPVALLHFDAHLDTWDTYFGAAYTHGTPFRRAVEEGILDTEAISHVGTRGPLYGKKDLDDDHRMGFGIVTSSDVFRKGVDEIVDQLRQRIGGRPLYISVDIDVLDPAHAPGTGTPEAGGLTSRELLEILRGLRGLDIVGADLVEVAPAYDHAELTGVAASHVAYDLISLMADRRATRAAAEGGVDA; encoded by the coding sequence ATGCTCGAGATCCCCCGCGTCGAGGACAACGGCCGCCTCGGCCCCGTGAACTCCGCCCTCGTGCCCCGCTACGGCGGCGCCCCCACCTACGCGCTGCTGCCGCGCCTGGACGAGGCGGCCGCGGCCGGCGTCGCCCCGGAGATCAAGGTGGTCGGCGTGCCGTTCGACGCCGGCGTCTCCTACCGCCCCGGTGCACGTTTTGGGTCCGGCCACGTGCGGCAGTCCTCGCGGCTGCTGCGCCCGTACAACCCGGCCACGGAGACCTCCCCCTTCGCGCAGGCCCAGGTGGTGGACACCGGGGACATGGCGGTGAACCCGTTCCACATCGGCGAGGCCCTCGAGTCGATCCAGCAGGACGCCATGGACCTCACCGAGGACGGCGCCTCGCTCATGACCATCGGCGGCGACCACACGATCGCCCTGCCGCTGCTGCGCGCCGCCTCCGCCCGTGCGGGTGAGCCCGTGGCCCTGCTGCACTTCGACGCCCACCTGGACACGTGGGACACCTACTTCGGCGCCGCGTACACCCACGGCACCCCGTTCCGCCGCGCCGTGGAGGAGGGGATCCTGGACACCGAGGCCATCTCGCATGTGGGCACCCGCGGCCCGCTCTACGGCAAGAAGGACCTCGACGACGACCACCGCATGGGCTTCGGCATCGTCACCTCCTCGGACGTGTTCCGCAAGGGCGTCGACGAGATCGTGGACCAGCTGCGCCAGCGCATCGGGGGCCGGCCGCTCTACATCTCCGTGGACATCGACGTCCTCGACCCCGCGCACGCGCCGGGCACCGGCACCCCCGAGGCCGGCGGCCTCACGAGCCGCGAGCTGCTCGAGATCCTCCGTGGCCTGCGCGGCCTGGACATCGTCGGTGCCGACCTCGTGGAGGTGGCCCCGGCCTACGACCACGCCGAGCTGACCGGCGTCGCCGCCTCCCACGTGGCCTACGACCTGATCTCCCTGATGGCCGACCGCCGCGCCACCCGCGCGGCCGCAGAGGGCGGGGTGGACGCATGA
- a CDS encoding thiamine pyrophosphate-binding protein, producing the protein MAAAAGGAGGGTARRNGGDLAVETLHALGARTVFGIPGQHALGLFDALSRSSLRFVSSRVENNAAFAADGYARATGEVGVLFLSTGPGALTSLAGLQEAYATGVPMLVIASQIPLSGLGARRKGMLHQLDDQKASAKNVTKAQFTVHHASGIPSAIQDAWAEAVTVPQGPVWVEIPQDVLLGEVMVPPVQDALAVPYDHPPRAELVAESVRWLRGAERVAIVAGGGVRRSGRAAMASLREVAELLQAPVVCSPGGNTAFPWGHPLSLGGWVEDRHVTELLEDAEVLLVVGSSLGEVTSNYFTLEPRGRLIQVDAEPRVLETNHPTLGVRADAGQALAALADALRADETARPAERPWHGRTPADVVAEVNAKVTARLDAQDLGRERRLLADIRAAVPSTMQTFWDMTIAAYWGWNCWDAQDGEFHSAQGAGGLGYGFPAAFGASVGLASAGRDARVLAVAGDGSAMYSIAELAAARQHDADVTWLIIDDGGYGILREYMEGAFGKATATELARPDFAALATSFGVPAETVGVEDVRGALERAFQEDGPNVVVVQTRLAMWAPSHLEAPVPADEAGPGLAETTRPEGRAA; encoded by the coding sequence ATGGCGGCCGCCGCCGGAGGCGCTGGCGGCGGCACGGCCCGCCGCAACGGCGGCGACCTGGCCGTCGAGACGCTCCACGCCCTGGGCGCACGGACCGTGTTCGGCATCCCCGGCCAGCACGCGCTCGGCCTGTTCGACGCCCTGTCCCGCTCGAGCCTGCGGTTCGTGTCCAGCCGCGTGGAGAACAACGCCGCCTTCGCCGCGGACGGGTACGCCCGTGCCACCGGCGAGGTCGGCGTCCTCTTCCTCTCCACCGGCCCGGGCGCGCTGACGTCCCTCGCCGGCCTGCAGGAGGCGTACGCCACGGGCGTGCCGATGCTCGTGATCGCCTCGCAGATCCCGCTCTCCGGGCTCGGTGCCCGGCGCAAGGGCATGCTGCACCAGCTGGACGACCAGAAAGCCTCCGCGAAGAACGTGACCAAGGCCCAGTTCACGGTCCACCACGCCTCGGGCATCCCCTCGGCCATCCAGGACGCGTGGGCCGAGGCCGTCACCGTGCCGCAGGGGCCGGTGTGGGTGGAGATCCCGCAGGACGTGCTGCTCGGCGAGGTCATGGTGCCCCCGGTGCAGGACGCGCTCGCGGTGCCCTACGACCATCCGCCGCGCGCCGAGCTCGTGGCCGAGTCTGTGCGCTGGCTGCGCGGGGCGGAGCGGGTGGCGATCGTGGCCGGCGGCGGCGTGCGCCGCTCCGGCCGGGCCGCGATGGCGAGCCTGCGGGAGGTCGCGGAGCTGCTCCAGGCGCCCGTGGTCTGCTCGCCGGGCGGCAACACCGCCTTCCCGTGGGGGCACCCGCTGTCCCTGGGCGGCTGGGTGGAGGACCGGCACGTCACGGAGCTGCTGGAGGACGCCGAGGTGCTGCTCGTCGTGGGCTCCTCCCTGGGCGAGGTCACCTCGAACTACTTCACGCTCGAGCCCCGCGGCCGGCTCATCCAGGTCGACGCCGAGCCGCGCGTGCTGGAGACCAACCATCCCACGCTGGGTGTGCGGGCCGATGCCGGGCAGGCCCTGGCCGCCCTCGCGGACGCGCTTCGCGCGGACGAGACCGCCCGCCCGGCCGAGCGCCCCTGGCACGGCCGCACCCCCGCGGACGTGGTGGCCGAAGTCAACGCGAAGGTCACGGCGCGCCTGGACGCCCAGGACCTGGGCCGCGAGCGCCGGCTCCTGGCGGACATCCGGGCGGCGGTCCCGTCGACCATGCAGACGTTCTGGGACATGACCATCGCCGCGTACTGGGGCTGGAACTGCTGGGACGCGCAGGACGGCGAGTTCCACTCGGCGCAGGGCGCCGGCGGGCTGGGCTACGGCTTCCCCGCGGCGTTCGGGGCGTCGGTGGGCCTGGCCTCGGCCGGGCGCGACGCGCGGGTGCTGGCCGTGGCCGGGGACGGCTCGGCGATGTACTCGATCGCCGAGCTCGCCGCGGCCCGCCAGCACGACGCGGACGTCACGTGGCTGATCATCGACGACGGCGGGTACGGCATCCTGCGCGAGTACATGGAGGGCGCGTTCGGCAAGGCCACGGCCACCGAGCTGGCCCGCCCGGACTTCGCGGCCCTGGCGACCTCCTTCGGGGTGCCCGCCGAGACGGTGGGAGTGGAGGACGTGCGCGGCGCGCTCGAGCGCGCGTTCCAGGAGGACGGGCCGAACGTCGTCGTGGTGCAGACCCGCCTGGCGATGTGGGCGCCCAGCCACCTCGAGGCCCCCGTCCCCGCGGACGAGGCCGGCCCCGGCCTCGCCGAGACCACCCGACCGGAAGGACGCGCCGCATGA
- a CDS encoding PLP-dependent aminotransferase family protein: MSTLDPAGARAHLARRATTVQQSAVRDVFDIAMDPDLVSLAGGNPWLAGLPLEELGATAARLVAEQGTASLQYGPGQGLECMRVAACAVMAADGIPDADPELVVITPGSQAAIDTACRAFADPGDVVVVEDPTFVGALTSFQTWELEAVATPTDEHGLVPADLDATLARLEAEGRRVAFLYTIPSFANPSGLLLPADRRDDVAAVCERHGVLIVEDNPYGQIAFDGAPVAPIAAAHRERTVYLGTMSKIFSPGVRVGWALVPEALHREFYLCAESAFIHASTTSQMLSTAFVTEYDWQDHVRGVTGLYRSRAQALQAAIAEHWDPGFTFTPPAGGFFLWGSLPAGVDAVELMHRGIAAGAVFVPGAAFTPVPGTHSTLRLAYSFVDEETLAEGVRRLAPVVNTAVEGAR; the protein is encoded by the coding sequence ATGAGCACCCTCGACCCCGCGGGCGCACGCGCCCACCTGGCCCGCCGGGCCACCACCGTCCAGCAGTCGGCCGTGCGCGACGTCTTCGACATCGCCATGGACCCGGACCTGGTGTCCCTGGCCGGCGGCAACCCGTGGCTCGCCGGCCTGCCCCTGGAGGAGCTCGGAGCCACGGCCGCCCGCCTGGTGGCGGAGCAGGGCACCGCGTCCCTGCAGTACGGGCCGGGCCAGGGCCTGGAGTGCATGCGCGTGGCGGCGTGCGCGGTCATGGCCGCGGACGGGATCCCGGACGCCGACCCGGAGCTCGTGGTGATCACCCCCGGCTCCCAGGCCGCGATCGACACCGCCTGCCGCGCGTTCGCGGACCCGGGCGACGTCGTCGTGGTGGAGGACCCCACGTTCGTGGGCGCGCTGACCTCCTTCCAGACGTGGGAGCTCGAGGCCGTGGCCACGCCCACGGACGAGCACGGCCTGGTCCCCGCGGACCTGGACGCCACGCTGGCGCGACTCGAGGCCGAGGGCCGCCGTGTGGCGTTCCTCTACACGATCCCGTCCTTCGCCAACCCCTCCGGACTGCTGCTGCCCGCCGACCGGCGCGACGACGTCGCCGCGGTGTGTGAGCGGCACGGCGTGCTGATCGTCGAGGACAACCCCTACGGGCAGATCGCGTTCGACGGCGCCCCCGTCGCCCCGATCGCCGCCGCCCACCGCGAGCGCACCGTGTACTTGGGCACGATGTCCAAGATCTTCTCCCCAGGCGTGCGCGTGGGCTGGGCCCTGGTGCCCGAGGCGCTGCACCGCGAGTTCTACCTCTGCGCGGAGTCGGCGTTCATCCACGCCTCCACGACGTCGCAGATGCTCTCCACCGCCTTCGTCACGGAGTACGACTGGCAGGACCACGTCCGAGGGGTGACGGGCCTGTACCGGAGCCGCGCGCAGGCCCTGCAGGCGGCGATCGCCGAGCACTGGGACCCCGGCTTCACCTTCACGCCGCCGGCGGGCGGGTTCTTCCTCTGGGGCTCCCTGCCCGCGGGCGTGGACGCCGTGGAGCTGATGCATCGGGGCATCGCCGCCGGGGCCGTGTTCGTGCCCGGTGCAGCCTTCACGCCCGTCCCCGGGACGCACTCCACACTGCGCCTGGCCTACTCCTTCGTGGATGAGGAGACACTGGCCGAGGGTGTGCGCCGCCTGGCGCCCGTGGTCAACACCGCCGTGGAGGGGGCGCGGTGA
- a CDS encoding GNAT family N-acetyltransferase, producing MDASDSPTTFTRNDAASRYELHDASGELLAALDYRDNGTAVSLTRAFTVPVHRRQGHAATLTAGAVADIEARGGAAGGTTVVPMCWYVARWFEEHPEKAGLLDAR from the coding sequence ATGGATGCATCCGACTCCCCGACCACGTTCACCCGGAACGACGCCGCCTCCCGCTATGAGCTCCACGACGCCTCCGGCGAGCTGCTGGCCGCGCTCGACTACCGCGACAACGGCACCGCGGTGTCCCTGACCCGCGCGTTCACGGTGCCGGTGCACCGCCGGCAGGGGCACGCGGCCACGCTCACCGCCGGCGCCGTGGCGGACATCGAGGCCCGCGGCGGGGCGGCCGGCGGCACCACGGTGGTCCCGATGTGCTGGTACGTGGCCCGCTGGTTCGAGGAGCACCCCGAGAAGGCGGGGCTCCTGGACGCGCGGTGA
- a CDS encoding LysR family transcriptional regulator, whose translation MDSIAAGGRALDLDHLLDPALLRTFVAVVDEGTVTAAARELGLGQSALTRHLQRLQRDLGLALFAPEGARLRITPAGQAWLPVARSLLAAHAHARQAARILAAGRLTELSLGAPGTTLIDVVIPFLTVLGEGDPAVRVTETQLDDSLQDSVARLDLVVLPSTPPDDVAALPLQSMPVWACVAPGHPWADRDELDAAELAGARLVLPSRSFKARRVFDAALEVAGAAPRQVVEANSGRVAQALAANGTAVAVVTEDPAFGLRPLPIRAGGRRLEVHLHAVWRRDHFAAEEIAGVAAQLRVFVRRRYDVAEAQDDADGSLSRAVSVD comes from the coding sequence ATGGACAGCATCGCCGCGGGGGGACGGGCCCTCGACCTGGACCACCTCCTCGACCCGGCGCTGCTGCGCACCTTCGTGGCGGTGGTCGACGAGGGCACCGTCACGGCCGCCGCACGCGAACTCGGCCTCGGCCAGTCCGCCCTCACCCGCCATCTGCAGCGCCTCCAGCGCGACCTCGGCCTGGCCCTGTTCGCGCCCGAGGGCGCGCGGCTGCGGATCACGCCAGCGGGGCAGGCATGGCTTCCCGTGGCCCGCAGCCTGCTCGCGGCGCACGCGCACGCGCGGCAGGCGGCGCGGATCCTCGCGGCGGGGCGGCTGACGGAGCTCTCCCTCGGGGCGCCCGGCACCACCCTCATCGACGTCGTGATCCCGTTCCTCACGGTGCTGGGGGAGGGCGACCCCGCCGTGCGCGTGACCGAGACCCAGCTCGACGACTCCCTGCAGGACTCGGTCGCGCGCCTGGACCTGGTGGTCCTGCCCTCCACCCCGCCCGACGACGTCGCCGCTCTGCCGCTGCAGAGCATGCCCGTGTGGGCCTGCGTGGCCCCGGGCCACCCCTGGGCGGACCGGGACGAGCTGGACGCCGCGGAGCTGGCCGGCGCCCGCCTCGTGCTGCCGTCCCGCTCCTTCAAGGCCCGCCGTGTGTTCGACGCCGCGCTCGAAGTCGCCGGGGCGGCCCCGCGCCAGGTGGTGGAGGCCAACTCCGGCCGCGTCGCCCAGGCGCTCGCGGCGAACGGCACCGCGGTCGCCGTCGTCACGGAGGACCCCGCCTTCGGGCTGCGCCCCCTGCCCATCCGGGCCGGGGGCCGACGTCTGGAGGTCCACCTGCACGCCGTGTGGCGGCGCGACCACTTCGCCGCCGAGGAGATCGCGGGCGTCGCCGCCCAGCTGCGGGTGTTCGTCCGGCGCCGCTACGACGTCGCGGAGGCGCAGGACGATGCCGACGGGTCCTTGTCCCGGGCCGTCAGCGTCGACTGA
- the gabT gene encoding 4-aminobutyrate--2-oxoglutarate transaminase, with the protein MTSPVTAPEQSRHIATELPGPKSRELAARQAGAVPAGVATTMPVFASRAGGGIIEDVDGNRLIDLGSGIAVTSVGASHPKVVEAVQEQVADFTHTCFMITPYEGYVAVAEKLGEKAPISGETRTALFNSGSEAVENAVKVARAYTRKQAVVAFDHAYHGRTTLTMSLTAKSMPYKHSFGPFAPEVYRVAGSYPLRDGLNGAAAAKKAISAMEKQIGADNLAAVIMEPLQGEGGFIVPAEGFLQAIVEWCTANDVLFIADEVQSGFARTGAWSASELEGIEPDLMCTAKGIAGGMPLSAVTGRAEVMDAVHPGGLGGTYGGNPVATAASLAVFEAIEEDGLLQEAQMIERVIREHFEQNADERIAEVRGRGGMMAIEFVDPASGEPDAALTGKLAAAVRAAGVVLLTCGTYGNVVRFLPPLTIGEELLREGLAEVTTALQSA; encoded by the coding sequence ATGACCTCCCCCGTCACCGCCCCTGAACAGTCCCGCCACATCGCCACGGAGCTGCCCGGCCCGAAGTCCCGCGAGCTGGCTGCCCGCCAGGCTGGCGCCGTGCCCGCCGGCGTCGCCACCACCATGCCGGTGTTCGCCTCCCGCGCCGGTGGCGGCATCATCGAGGACGTCGACGGCAACCGCCTGATCGACCTCGGCTCCGGCATCGCCGTGACCTCCGTGGGCGCCTCCCACCCCAAGGTCGTCGAGGCCGTGCAGGAGCAGGTCGCCGACTTCACCCACACCTGCTTCATGATCACCCCCTACGAGGGCTACGTCGCCGTCGCCGAGAAGCTGGGCGAGAAGGCCCCGATCTCCGGGGAGACCCGCACCGCCCTCTTCAACTCCGGCTCCGAGGCCGTGGAGAACGCCGTCAAGGTGGCCCGCGCCTACACCCGCAAGCAGGCCGTCGTCGCCTTCGACCACGCCTACCACGGCCGCACCACGCTGACCATGTCGCTGACGGCCAAGTCGATGCCCTACAAGCACAGCTTCGGCCCGTTCGCCCCGGAGGTCTACCGCGTGGCCGGCTCCTACCCGCTGCGCGACGGCCTCAACGGCGCCGCCGCGGCGAAGAAGGCCATCTCCGCGATGGAGAAGCAGATCGGCGCCGACAACCTGGCCGCCGTCATCATGGAGCCCCTCCAGGGAGAGGGCGGCTTCATCGTCCCCGCCGAGGGCTTCCTGCAGGCGATCGTCGAGTGGTGCACGGCCAACGATGTGCTGTTCATCGCGGACGAGGTGCAGTCCGGCTTCGCCCGCACCGGCGCCTGGTCCGCCTCCGAGCTGGAGGGCATCGAGCCCGACCTGATGTGCACCGCCAAGGGCATCGCCGGCGGCATGCCGCTGTCCGCGGTCACCGGCCGCGCCGAGGTCATGGACGCCGTGCACCCGGGCGGCCTGGGCGGCACCTACGGCGGCAACCCCGTCGCGACCGCCGCCTCCCTGGCCGTGTTCGAGGCCATCGAGGAGGACGGCCTGCTGCAGGAGGCGCAGATGATCGAGCGCGTCATCCGGGAGCACTTCGAGCAGAACGCCGACGAGCGCATCGCCGAGGTGCGCGGCCGCGGCGGCATGATGGCGATCGAGTTCGTCGACCCCGCCAGCGGCGAGCCCGACGCCGCCCTCACGGGCAAGCTCGCGGCGGCCGTCCGCGCGGCCGGCGTCGTGCTGCTCACCTGTGGCACCTACGGCAACGTCGTCCGCTTCCTGCCCCCGCTGACCATCGGCGAGGAGCTGCTGCGCGAGGGCCTGGCCGAGGTCACCACGGCGCTGCAGTCCGCCTGA